The genomic stretch CCGAGTTCTCCCGCGCGCCGAGCATCGGGTCGATCATCAGCCGCTGGCCACCGACCTCGACAACGAGCGTGGCATGGCGGAGAAGCTGAATCTGCATCTGCCTCCTCTGGCCGGCCCGACCGGCCTCTTCGACTCAGATCGTTCGAGCAGTGTACTCCAGGCCCGCGATGCCATCCCCCGGTCGGTCACTACGCGAGGGAAGAAAGACAGTGGGTCAGTCTACGCGGCAACGAGGGACGGCCCGGCAACTGCCGGGCCGTCTCTCATTCATTGTCGTTTCGGAGGGGTTAGCCTACGCGGCGAGCAGTGTAGTATCGCGAACCCCAATAGCTGTCCCAGATGCTGGCGATCGCAACGCCGACATTCTCACTCTGGGCATTGACCATCTTGCCGCCGCCGATGTAGATGCCGACGTGTGACAGGCCCCACTTGTAGGTGTTCTGCTGGAAGACCAGGTCACCCGGCTGCAGGTTCTCCGGATCGACGTAGGCGCCGCTAACGGACTGAACCTCTAGTGAGCGGGAGAGACCGGCATCCGTCACCCGGTTGACCACGTAGTAGGTGAAACCGGAGCAGTCGAAGCCCGCCGGAGTCGTGCCGCCCCAGACGTAGGCCAGACCGACGTAGTTGAGCGCTTCGGACACGATCGCATCGCCAACACCGCTAACCGGAGCAATCGGCGCGGCAGGCTGCTCAGCCGGTGGCTGCTCGACAGGCTGCTGGGCCGGCGGCGTGACGGATTCAAGGGTTGGCGAGGTCGGCGCGGCATCAGTCCACGCCAGGTATCCGCCATGAACCCAGCCGACGGTGCTCAAATAATCGACCTGATACCAGCCATTTCCCTCGCCATCCCAGGCGGGGCCGTCGACGATAACGACGACGTTGCCATCTGGGACGACGGTCAGCACGCCTGCGCCGTAGTACGCCTCGGAGCGGACGTTCAGCCCGCCACCGCCGGTGCCAGAGACGGTCGCCCGGTCACCAACGCTCAGCCCGCTTGTCACAGGGTGGCTGGCAACCACTGCTGGCTCGACAGAATCCCCGTTGCCGTCGCCGATCGACAGATAATCCATCGACGCGTAGCCGGTCATGCCGCCATAGGTAACCTGCGCCCAGCTCCCGCCGTCGCTGCCGGTGAGCCACGACTGGATAACGCCGACCGACGCGCCCTCTGGCATGACAGCGATGACGCCGGCCGCCGTCGTTGCGCCATCGCGCAGCCGCAGGCCGTAGCCATCGGTGCCGACGACCGCGGCCGAGCCGGAAGAAACCGCCGCCCCGGCAACAGCCTCGTAGCGAACTACGGATGGGTCGCCAGAGATGTAATCGGCGATGGCCCAGCCTTCAACCCAGCCGTCCGACGTGTCGACCGAGATGTAGTACCAGCCGGAGCCGTCGTCGGCCCAGACGGGGCCATCGACGACGGAGACCTCAATCCCCTCATGCAGGGTTGTGATGATCGCGCCGGAATATCCCGCCACGTCGCGCACGTTGATGCCGTCACCGTTGGTGTAGGCAATCTGAGCGGAATCACCTGGAACGAGGTTGAGATCAGCGGCGACTGGGATTCCAAGCGCCAGCGTCATCGTGATCGCTGCGACAATCGCCAATAACGAGCGACTTCGTCTCATGCGTCGCAATAGAGTTCCCTCCTAAGACACCCCACGAGAGAATCCGGCGCACGCCCTACGAGCGTGGCGCGCATCGCCAACCAGGCGGCTGATACGGTTGTCGGATTCTCTTCGAGCAGATCGCCGTGTCACTCCACAATCGTGGTGCTACGTCAGCGACTGCCCAGCCCCTCCCGAAGGCTGTCCTGGGTGTTGGCGGTTCCGAACATCTCCAGCGCCGCACTCCCCTAGTGCGTGCCCTGCCACTCGCGGCAGATATGCAGGAACCTGACGATTACAGCCCGGATTCGCGTCGTTGCCCCACAACAGCATCGAATCCAGTTTCACTGCTAGACGACCTTGCCGTCCAGCCGGGTCTGTTGGCCGTTTCCAGAACGCGTCCCAGACATCATCGTCTCAGGAACGAAGGCACCTTAGCACAGAATTCGAAGGCATGTCAACCAATTCACAAACTATGTACGTACACTCTTACGCACCCGATCAGGGCCAATCGTCGGCGTCGCGTTCGGCCACTTTTCGGGCCAAATAGCCCGTCCCCAAGCCAAAACCGAGGGCGGACACACTCGCCAGCAGCACCCCGGCGCAGAGGAATAACACAAGCGTCACAATCGACCGAATTGGCCGTCCGCCGGTGTCCAAACCGGCCCCCAGGCCAGTTGACAACATGGCACAGATTGCAAGTGACGCGAATGCGGAAATGACGGCCAGAAGTGTTGCGCGCCTTGCGCCGCGCCCGTGACCGATGAAGAAGGCCTCGCCATAGCCGAGCGCAACCGCGGCCGGAACGAGCAACACCCATCCGGCGATGACGATCGCGCGCGCGGCCCCGCCGTCGACGAAACCACCAGCGAAGACAGCCGCACCCAGGACAAGCACGGTCACTGCCGCGCGCTTGCGGAGGACAATCGGGTCGAAGAATCGATTCCGCGCATGCATCCAACGGGTCGACCGCACATCCACTGGAGACGATCCGTCCTAGGACATTCCGGCGTGGAGATCGATCGCGATGGCGATCGAATACCCTCGGCGTCGGGTCACGTCCCGGCCTCCCGGCGCTCGGGGGCCAGCTCCTGTTCGGTCGCGCGACGCGCGTCGGCAACCGACTCCAGCTCCGCCTGCGCCTGCTCCAATCGCATCCGTGAGCGCGACTCGTGAAGGACCCATAGCTCGCGGCGCAGCTGGCCGGAGAGTTCGCGCGTCTCCTCAATTCGCGTCTCGAGCGCAGTGGTCCTGGAGGCTAGCTCGCGGTCGATATCATCGAGATCCCCGAGGCGCTGGCCGAGCCACTCGTCGCGCTGATCGATGGACTGGCGCAGGTCATGCCACTGCGTCTGGATCTGCCGGCGGATCTCATCGATCTGCTCATCAATAAGGTCATCCCGCTCGGCAGACTGTGCGGCGAAACGGCTGATCTTCTCCTGCAGGCGAGCGTCAGCCACCCCCAACGCATCGAACAGCGGGTCCAGGTGGGCGATCGAGTCGCGCATATCCTCAATTGCGACAGCGTGCCGATCGAAGATAGCCGGCAGCTCGTCGATTCGCGCGGAGGCGTTGAGCGATTCCTGGCTGACTTCGGCGATGCGCCGCCGGAAGTCCTGCTCGACGATCTTGATCGCGTCCTCGGACAGCTGTAATCCGCGGCGGGTCTCGTCCAGCTCAGCTCGCAGCCCCTCGATCGATTCGCGCGCCGCCTGAACAACGCTCGCGTTGCGCTCCGTCTGCGCGGCGATATGGTCGATCAGCGGCCGCAACTCATCGAAGCGGCGCTCGCCCCTGTCGGCGTCTTCTCTGCCGCGCCGCAGTGCCTCCCCAAGCTCGCTGACATGCGCCTGGATCGAGCGCAGCGGGCGGACGAATCCATCAACGCGCGCATCCAGGTCGGTGAGCTGCTGACGCAGTCGCTGGTCGTCCAGATGATGCGTCTGCAGCGTCTGGGTGGTCTCGTGACGCTGCTGCTCGACGCCGGCTCGCACCTGGCCAAGCGCCATCTCGTGTGACTTGAACAGCTCGTCGCCGCGCGCCTGCCGGGCCATCAGCTCGTGAACAATCCCGCGCAGCTCATCGATCTGCTGCTGAAGCGCGATCATGCGGGTCTCATCGCCGGCATTCGCGCGCAGGTCCGGCCCTCCGCTCATGCTCTCCCCATCTCTGTCCAGACCCGACGATCCGGTCGTCCGACTCCAGACGCGCGTGGTCGACATGGTGCGCGCCCGAGGATTGCGGCCCGACCGGCATCAGCGCCGGCACGACATGTCGCGATCATCCAGTCGCCGCTCATCGAGCTTGACGCTCAGGCGCCAGACGATGTCGGATGATCGAGTGCCTCAATAGTCGCCACCACACTGTCGCCGAGGGCCTTGAGATTGTAGCCACCCTCAAGGATCAGCACGAGCCGGCCCGCGCAGAGCTCATCGGCCACGTTGCGTATCCTGGCAGCCATCTGGCCGAAGCTCTCGGTTCGCAGGCGCATCTGGGCCAGTGGGTCGTCGGCATGAGCGTCGAAGCCGGCCGAGATGAGGATCAGCTCGGGAGCGAAGGCGCGCAATGCTGGCAGGATCACGCCATCGAACGCCGCGAGGTAGATATCCTCGCCCGTGCCAGCCGGCAACGGAATGTTGATCGTCGTCCCACGGCCTGGCCCGCCACCCTCTTCCTGTCGCGACCCGCTTCCCGGGTAGAACGGGTACTGATGCAGCGAAACGAACAGGACGCTCGGGTCTTCCCAGAAGATGGCCTGGGTGCCATTACCGTGGTGAACATCCCAATCGACGATAGCAACCCGGCCCACACCGTGGGCAGACTGTGCGTAGCGGGCAGCGATGGCAACAGTGTTGAAGAGGCAGAACCCCATTGCCCGATTCGGCTCGGCGTGGTGACCGGGCGGACGGGCAAGCACGAATGCCCGAGGCGCGCGCCCTGCCAGCACGGCGTCGACTGCGAGACAGCCCCCGCCGGCCGCCAGCAGGGCTGTTTCGTAGGAGTGCGGCGAGACCCAGGTATCCGGGTCGAGCCACGCCCCACCCTGTTCCGCCGCCGATCGAACTCGTTCGACCAGCGCCGACCCATGGACCGCCAGCACACGCTCGACCGCTGCCGGCTCGGGCGGCAGCAGCGGCAGCGTGTCGAACAGGCCCGCCTGTCGCAACGCCCGCTCGATCGCCATCCAGCGCTCCGGTGATTCGGGGTGCGACCCCGTTTCATGATCCAGATACGCCTCTGACCAGACAAGCGCTGTCCGCGTCGTATCAGTATTCATGGCGAGAGTATACGGGCAGGTGGAAAACGGGAATGTCGGAGCTGATCAGCCGATTCGCCAGGGTCGGTCAATCCCTGTTTCCGCGAGCTGGCTGCTTACGATTCCTGAGCGACCCGCCGATTCTGACACAACGATCAGGGCGTGCCGCGCCAGGTCTCGGGGTTTGCCCGGGCCGCATAATCGGATGGGTGAGGGTGGCCGTCGAGCGGACGTCGCATGACGACCTCGACGCGATCTTCAGCAAAGCCAGAGCGTTTGTAGAACGCGTGCGCTTCGGGGTTGGTGACGTCGACCGTCAGCTCGACAAAGGCGCAGCCATCGGCGAGGCAGCGCTCGGTTGCCGCGTCGAGCAGGGCAGCGCCGATCCCTTTGCCGCGCCAGCCGTCTGCGACGACAAAGCGGCGAATAACCCCGAATCGGCCATGGTTGGACTTCCAGGCGAGGAAGAGCTCCAGTGTGCCGACGACCTCGCCGTCGACCTCGGCAACCAGCACCGACGATGGCTCGTAGGCGTCGTCGTGATATTCAGCCAGCGTTGCGCGCTCGTCGAAGCACCAGTCGACACTGCGATGCATCTCCGACCGCCGCGCGACATCCTCGTAACGACCGGGCCTGATGGTGATCTCCAGATCGGCCATATGCTGGATCCCCTTCTCCGAGCGTTCGCGCTACCGCTCCGGTTCGCGGCGCGTCCCACCGTAGATTCGCACTGTCGTCGACTCCATCGCAACCCGGACGATGTCGCGCCGCCCGACCACGACCTCCAGCCGTTCGGGCGGGCCGTCGGATCCGGTGACGATGGCCAGCGCCGCATCCCCACCGAGCCGCGGCTTGTCGGTCACCAACACCTGTCCCGGCGCGGAGACCCGCCCCGCGGTGAGGGCGAGAACGATGCTGGTCTCTCCACGACGAACGACGACTGCGGCAGCCTGCCCCGACGCCTGCGTGCCGATGACTGCGATACGCAGGGTTACCCCATCGAGCTCCATCATTCCGTCACTGAAGCGGAGGTCCACGCCCAGTCGGCGGCTCATTTGCTCGACCATAGTCCAACCCGATCCGGCCCCCGGGACTCCGGCGATGATCACCTGGGCTGGCCGAAGCTGCTCGATCACCGCCAATAGCGCCGGCACAATGTCGTCGTCGGCTGGCGCAATGACGACCCGTGGACGCGGCGACATCGGCCGCGACAATCTGCTTGTCAACGCCTGCGCCTCTTCGCGATCCCTGGTGTTGAGCACCAGTGCCCGCCAGTCGCCATCTTCGATCATCGCGCTGGGCCGATCGTCCACGTTGACGATCAACATCTGCGTCCCGCCCGAGTTCATCAGCCAGAATGTAATCGGCAGGCCGGCAGCAACGATGAGCAGCGCAAACGCGCCCGCAATTGCCACGAATCGTCGGTCTCGCCACGGCGGGGGACGATCCCCGGCGCCGCCAGGCCCGTTCATTGTCCCGGGTCGTAGTAGGTGAGATCGACCGGGGAACCGACCGGGACGCTCGTCCCCCAGCCGAGGGTGCTCGTCAGAATGCCGCCGGCCGGGAAGCTATCACAATCGAATGTCGCGTCGATCAGCTGATGGACGCGGACGCACGAGAGCGGCGTGAGGTTCGCGACGACGAGGCCGGCCGTCCGCATTTCGGCCACCGCCGACTGATAATCCAGTCCGTAGACATAGGGGACGACCGCCATCTGGGCAGCCCGCACGAACATCGTCACGGTCGCCCCGACCGGCGCAGAGCCAGCGGGGTCGGTCCGGATGACCGCGCCGGGCGCGACGGTGTCGCTCTCCTCTTCAGCCCGCTCGACTGTGAAGCCGAGAGCCTCGAGCTGTGCCCGCGCCGCTCCCGGCTCCATGCCGGCCAGATCGGGAATCCCAACTGTCGACGCGCCGATGCTGATGACGATCGTGATGACCTCCCCACCAGCCAGTATCGTGCCGGTCGGCGGCTGCTGGCTGATGACGCGCCCGGGGGGGACATTGGCGCTCGCCTGCTCGCGAATCACCAGATCCCAAGTATCCCCCACAGCGGACGTAGCCTCCTCCTGCGACATCCCGACCAGCGATGGAACCCGGCTGGCGGCCGGCCCCGGGGTTTTCGTCGCGGGCGAGATTGGCGTCGTCGGGACAATAGCCGGCGGCGTTACAGTTGGTCCAGTGGACGGTGGCGCCGGGGTCGGAGTCGCCAGAATAGCCGCGCCAGACGGACGCGGCGTCGCAGTCGGCGCGAGATCGGCAGCGAAGATTCCGGGCCCGACCCGGAATGCCAACAGGATCAGGCCAACAATCGTCAGCAGGATTGCCGAGCCTATCAGCCAGGTGACGCAGCCGACGTCGTCCCGGTTAGATCGCGTCGCTGGCGCCGGGTGGCCGCGATAGGCGCGCACGTCACGCTGCGCGGGGGCCTGTCGTGTCGTGAGCTGGCCAGTCTGCTGACGAACGCCGCCGCTGCCGCGCACCGCTGGCGGATGCACGACCGGTCGGGCTGCGCTCGGAGTCGGAGGGAGCGGCGCCCTGGTTTGTGGCGCTATGCGGGGAGGATCGACGGGTGGGGCCGGCGGGCGGATTGGGAGATCCCAATGTCGCAAGGCGCCCGCCAGAGCTGCGCCGGTTGGATACCGTTGGGCAGGGTCTTTCGCCAGCGCCTTGAGGACGATCGCATCGACGGCCGGAGGAATCGCGGGATTGTGAGTCGACGGCGCAAGCGGCGGCGTGTTCACATGCTGCATTGCCACGCCGACCGGCGTATCCGCGTCGAACGGCAGTCGCTTGGTCAGCATCTCGAACAGGACGATTCCGGTCGAGTAAAGGTCGGAGGCCGGCGTCGCTGGCTCGCCACGCGCCTGCTCCGGAGAGACGTAGTGAACGGTGCCCATGCCGGTGCCGGTCTCGGTCAGATTGACATCCTGCGCGCCCTTGGCAATGCCAAAGTCCACAACCTTGGCGTTGCCGTCGCGATCGACCAGGATGTTCTGGGGCTTGATATCACGGTGGACCAGGCCGCGTTGATGGGCATAATCGAGCGCCGACGCAACCTGACTGATGATGAAGATGGCCCCATCGACCGAGAATGGCCCCTGGCGGCGAATCAGCTCCTTGAGGTTCGGGCCGCGGATGTACTCCATGACGATGTAGTGGCGGTCACCATCGGTGCCGACATCGTAGACATTGACGATGTTCGGATGAGAGAAGCGGGCCGCCGCCTGCGCCTCACGCTCGAAGCGGCGCAAGAACCCTTCGTCAGTCGCATACTGACGGCGCAGGATCTTCATCGCGACGGCGCGGTTCAGCAGCAGATCCTGGGCACGGTAGACAACCGCCATGCCCCCCTCGCCAAGGACCTCGCCCAGGCGATATCGTCCGTTGAGCACCGCGTCCTGTTGCTCCACCAACCGACCTCCAGCGGTCAGTCCCGCCGACCGCGCAGCGCCAGCGCCATCCGCCCGGCGGCGTCGCGATCCGGAGCATCAGCCGACCGCGCGAGCCGGATTGCCCCGGCGCATGTCGGCGTCCGAGCCGCAATCATCTCTGCCTCGGTCCGACTCGCCGCAAGAGCAAATACCGTTGGCCCCGCGCCACTCGCCGTGACTCGCGTCGCTCCAGCCCGCCACAAGCAATCGTAAGCGTACCGTACCTCCGGGCGATCGAGGAGCTGGCGGAGAAACGAATTCGGTAATTCCGGCGGCCATGCCCTGCTCGTCACCGAGGCGCGAACCATCGATCCGTCCGAGAAATCGTCGGGCAACAAGCCACGATATAGCGCGGCAGTCTTCCCCACGATCTCCAGCGTCGGCGTTACCAGGACAACCCAGAGCGGCGACGGCGCCAGTGGCGCCAGCGTCGTGCCGGTTCCAGTCGCCAGCGCCCGGCCGGTCGGCCCCAGAAAGAACGGCACATCGCTGCCGAGCTGCGCAGCATCGTCGGCCAGCGTCGCATCGTCCGCGTCGGGCAACGCCAGCCGCAACGCCAGCGCCGCATCCGACGATCCGCCGCCGAGCCCCGCCGCGGCGGGTATCTGCTTGATCACCCGCAGCTCACCAGTCCAGCAATCGCGGTCCGTCGCACGGGCCAGCGCGCGGGCGACGAGGTCAACTTCTGGCGGCACGCCAACAGGGCCATAATAGATGAAAGGCCGGCCAGTCTCCCGCCATTCAAAACGATCGAACAGATCGATCGCCTGCAGGACCGTGACGATCTCATGGTAACCACCAGGGCGACGGGCAACGATCTCCAGTCCGAGGTTCACCTTGGCCGGCGCGAACGCCACCAGTGTCGCTGGCCGGCTCATCCCAGCGCCCCGACCGCGATCAGCGCCCGGTAGACCGCCACCCAGTCGGTCACCCGCAGCCGCTCGGCGCGCTCCTCCGGCCTCACCCCGGCAGATTCCAGCGCGATAACGACATCATCGCGCCCGGCAGGAAGACCGTTCGCCAGCGCGTTCGTCAACTGCTTGCGGCGCTGGGAGAATCCGGCCTGGACGACGCGGAAGAATGCTGCGTGCTCGGCTCGCGGCAGCGGCGGCTCGCGCGTCTCGATCCACACAACGGCCGACTCGACTCGTGGCGGCGGGATGAACGCGCCCCCGCCGATACGGAACAGCACACGTGGCCTTCCATAGAATTGAACGGCGACGCCTAGCAGACTCATCTGCGGCGGCGCGGCGGTCATCCGCTCGGCCACCTCGCGCTGGACCATCACCGTCAGCGCCCGTGGCGGCGGATCGGCCTCCTGCAGTCGCCGGACAATCGCCGTCCCGACCGAGTACGGCAGGTTGGCAACGACGGAATAACGCGGCCCGGCCAGCCCGGCCAGATCGAGCGTCAGCGCGTCTCCCTCGACGATCTCTACGTTGGCCGGCATCACATCCGGCAGGTGCGCCGCCAGCCGCCGGTCGAGCTCGACCGCGACGACGCGGCCGGCCCGCGCCGCGAGCTCCTCGGTCAGAATGCCCAGCCCCGGCCCGATCTCCAGCACCGTCTCGCCCGGCTCGATCCCGGCAGCCTCGGCGATCCGCCGGACGATCCCCCGGTCGTGCAGGAAATTCTGACCCAGCGCCTTGCTCGGCTCAACTCCCAGCGCCGTCATCCGCTCTCGCCAGGTAGTCATGGGAGGGACGCGAGGAGGGACCTCACCCCCCCGCCCCCCTCTCCCGCGGGGAGAGGGGGGTGTGTTGCGTGTGACGGCCCCGTAGGGACAGGCCCCGGCCTGTCCCGCGGCCCGCAGGCCGCCACCCCCGCGCCTGTTGCGCGCACATTCGGGCCGCCCCGCCCCTGCATCCGCCCCGCCTACCGCACGACGATGCCCGCGCCGGCGCGGGCACGGCCGATCTCCCAGAACGGCAGGCCGGCCTCATCGAAGGCGGTGACGAGCGCACCGGCGTCGCGTTCGCCGATCGTCACCAGCAGCCCACCGGACGTCTCGGGACTATAGAGCAGCCGGATCGTCTCCTCGTCAAGCTGGGCGGCATGAGACACGCCGCACTCGGGCAACGGCTCGTAGTAGCCCCGGTTCCGGTCACTACCGCCGGGGAAACGACCCTCGGCCGCGTAGCGCATCGCGCCCGGCAGCCAGGGAATCGCCAACGAATCGAGATCGAATCCCACCTCGCTCTTCACCGCCATCTCGGTCAGGTGTCCAAGCAGACCATAGCCGGTGACATCGGTGCAGGCCGTCGCGCCGCTGGCGCGGATCAGTCGTGACGCCGCCTGGTTGAGGGTCAGCATGCTCGCGATCACCGCGTCGGCATCCGCAGGATCCGCCGCCTGCTGCTTGATCGTCGTCGTGATGACGCCCACGCCGAGCGGCTTGGTCAGAAACAGCCAGTCGCCCGGCTGCGCGCCGGCCTTGGTCAGAATCCGCGCCGGATCGATCGTGCCAGTCACGACAAGCCCATACTTCGGCTCGTCGTCGGTCACAGTGTGACCACCCGCGATGATCATGCCCGCCTCGGCCGCCTTGGCCGCGCCACCCTCGAAGATGCGAGTCAAAATATCGAGCGGCAAGTTGTCCGGAAACGCGGCGATGTTCAGACCGAGCAGCACGTCGCCGCCCATGGCGAAGACATCGCTCATCGAGTTCGCCGCGGCAATAGCCCCATACAAGTATGGGTCGTCGACGACTGGTGGGAAAAAGTCCACCGTCTGGACGATCGCCTGCGCGTCCGACAGCTTGTAGACGGCCGCGTCGTCGCTCGTCTGCAGGCCGACCAGCAGATTCGGATCGGTCGCCGCAACCGATAGCGGCGCGAGCACCTGCGCCAGGGCCCCTGGCGCGAGCTTGGCTGCTCAGCCGGCGCAGGACGCCAGCGTCGTCAGCCGGATCTCATCGCGGGTCTGCATCCCTGACTCTCCATATTCATCAATGCCAGACGACGGTTGTCACCCGCGGTAATGATGGGTGACAACCGTCGTCGCGCAGCTTGTGGCTAGAACAGCACGTTCTCCAGCTTGCGCTGGAACTCGCGGGTCAACGTCGCGTCCATGCCCAGCAGCTCGAAGATCGCCAACATCGACTTGCGCGCCGCGCCGTCCTCCCAGTTCCGGTTCAGCCGGACCGAGGCCAGCAGCTCATCCAGCGCCTCGCGATACTGCTCGTTGGCAGCGAGCAGTAGCCCCCAGCGGTAGCGGGCGCGCGGGTCGGACGGCGCGGCCTGCGCCTCAGCGGCCAGATCTTCCCCGGCGTGCTTCTTCGCATAACGCTCCAGGAAGATCCGGTGCTGAAGAACCTTCACCTCGCGGTCCGGCGGCAGGCGCTTCAGGAGGGATTCGGCCTCGTCGTAGTCCTGCCGGCCGGCCAACAGCCCGGCCAATCCCACCACCGCGCCGCGGTTGTCCGACTGCTGGCCCAATACCGATCGGTACGCCTGCTCGGCGCCAGCCTCGTCTCCCTGCGCCAGCAGCGCCTCGGCAGCAGCGACTGCCTGGTCGGTCGCCGACGGCAGCAGCGACTCGAAGAACTGGCGCACATGTGGCTCCGGCAGCGCGCCGGTGAACTCATCGACGACGCGCCCATCGCGGAACGCCTTGACCGCCGGGATGCCCTGCACCCGATACTGGCCGGACGACATCGGGTTCTCGTCGACATTGAGCTTGGCGACAACGATCGAATCAGCGTAATCCTCGGCGACGCGCTCGATCACCGGCCCGAGGATGCGGCACGGGCCGCACCACGCTGCCCAGAAATCGACGACGACCGGCCTGGTCCGCGACGCCTCGATGACTGCCGTCTGAAAATCCGCGTCCGTCACATCATGGACGACCTGCTGAGTTGCCATCCTGTATCCCACCTCTGACCACATCTCCGGCGGATCCCCATCGATCCTGCCGTCATTTTGCAACACCCCAAGTGTACGCCGTGTTCCCGACTCCCTCCGGATACACTGCTGGTGTCGCGGCCCATACATAGGTTGTCAACGTCAGACTGTCCGATCGACAGCCACCTGCTTGTCTTGTCATCTTCCGCCCAGGCGATGGCGCCCGACAACCGAAAGATCTCCCCCAGGCATGTGACAGTCCAACGCAGGAGAGATCTTTCGCGTGCGCGCTCAAGATGACAAACTACAGAAGTGGCTGCCGTGCCAACATATGTGCCACTTTGACGTTGACAGCCCATATATGTCGCACGCTCGACCATACGCCGACAGTTCAGGACGCGATCGACGGACTGCTGACGCTCCCCGAGCTGGCCGACGCCGACACGCGCATCGAGGTTCCGGTCGGCAATCCCGACAACCCGCTCGGCAGGATCGCCGTCGTCCACGGCGCAGGCACGAACGGCGGCGCGCGGGTGGCTCGCGCCTATTTCGACAACGGGGTCGGCACCGTGCTCTATATCCACTGCGCCGGGGACCAGGTCGCGCAACTTCGCGAGCACGGCAACGGCAACCTGATCGTCACCGGCCACATCGCCAGCGACCTGATCGGCATCAACCGCTACGTCGCCGCCATCGAGGCGCGCGGCGTCGAGGTCATTCGGATGAGCGGGCTGTAATCACTGCATCCACACAGCAAGCGCCGGATTAGCACCCGCGAAGGGCGGCTGCTAAGGCCCCTTGCGTTTTGGCGCAGATTCCCCTATAGTTTGCGGTGGCTTAGCACTCTCCGTGCGAGAGTGCTAACACTTGCAGGGAGCAGGCGGCGCTGAAGCCGCGAATTGGTTTGAACTAGAGGAGGTTATCACAGGTGGCAACGACTCAGACGACACTGAAGCCACTCGGCGAGCGCGTCATCGTGCGGCCGCAGTCGCGCGAAGAGGTGACCAAGAGCGGCATCGTGCTGCCGGACACCGCCAAAGAGAAGCCACAGCGTGGCGAAGTGCTCGCCGTCGGGCCGGGCCGCTTCGACGACGATGGCGAAAAGCGCATCCCGATGGATGTCAGCGTCGGCGACAAGGTTCTGTTCGCCAAGTACGCCGGCACCGAGTTCAAGGCGGACGACGAGGAACTGCTGATCCTGTCCGAGAAGGACATCCTCG from Thermomicrobiales bacterium encodes the following:
- the trxA gene encoding thioredoxin, which codes for MATQQVVHDVTDADFQTAVIEASRTRPVVVDFWAAWCGPCRILGPVIERVAEDYADSIVVAKLNVDENPMSSGQYRVQGIPAVKAFRDGRVVDEFTGALPEPHVRQFFESLLPSATDQAVAAAEALLAQGDEAGAEQAYRSVLGQQSDNRGAVVGLAGLLAGRQDYDEAESLLKRLPPDREVKVLQHRIFLERYAKKHAGEDLAAEAQAAPSDPRARYRWGLLLAANEQYREALDELLASVRLNRNWEDGAARKSMLAIFELLGMDATLTREFQRKLENVLF
- the groES gene encoding co-chaperone GroES: MATTQTTLKPLGERVIVRPQSREEVTKSGIVLPDTAKEKPQRGEVLAVGPGRFDDDGEKRIPMDVSVGDKVLFAKYAGTEFKADDEELLILSEKDILAIINE